From a single Lewinella sp. LCG006 genomic region:
- a CDS encoding T9SS type A sorting domain-containing protein encodes MKKLFLNIVLLLVCQQIYACTFNKGSFCWTLQVFPERNILVGQIVEEDTTGITVALIEVIRGEEERDTIRIWDGTDFECNGPWSMAAIDIGVIGDTFILMMPKIVDVENDWDVVGDYRRGNPYSYTPELRIEGGLAMGFIKGTPGAPPSVNILEYDYASLRIELANAGDCTDIVPSRELIKQDLRAKVINPISSYMTVHFSAESQCNYLRLYSQDGQLVLQEKVERGAQVFQVTLSNLPSGLYLLRMEYDDGLEEFKKIVKI; translated from the coding sequence ATGAAAAAGCTCTTTCTCAATATCGTACTATTGCTCGTATGTCAACAGATTTATGCTTGCACTTTTAATAAAGGATCCTTTTGCTGGACATTACAAGTTTTTCCGGAAAGAAATATACTTGTTGGACAGATAGTAGAAGAAGACACTACAGGAATAACAGTCGCATTGATAGAAGTGATAAGGGGGGAAGAAGAACGGGATACTATTCGGATTTGGGATGGTACAGATTTTGAATGTAATGGGCCATGGTCAATGGCAGCAATAGATATTGGAGTGATTGGAGACACTTTTATTCTGATGATGCCGAAAATTGTAGATGTTGAAAATGATTGGGATGTGGTAGGGGATTATCGGAGAGGAAATCCCTATTCATATACACCAGAGTTAAGGATAGAAGGTGGGTTAGCAATGGGATTTATTAAAGGTACTCCAGGGGCACCACCCAGTGTGAATATTTTAGAATATGATTATGCATCCTTAAGGATCGAGTTAGCAAATGCAGGAGATTGCACAGATATAGTACCATCAAGAGAATTGATCAAGCAGGATTTGAGGGCAAAGGTGATAAATCCTATTTCGTCATACATGACGGTGCATTTTTCTGCAGAGAGTCAGTGTAATTATTTGCGTTTATACTCACAAGATGGGCAATTGGTACTACAAGAGAAAGTAGAAAGGGGGGCACAAGTATTCCAGGTTACCCTAAGTAATCTGCCAAGCGGCCTCTACCTATTAAGGATGGAGTATGATGATGGATTAGAAGAATTCAAAAAGATAGTCAAGATATAA
- the lgt gene encoding prolipoprotein diacylglyceryl transferase, translating into MQFFLLAIEWSVSPEIAELGPLSLRWYGLLFALGFLLGLFIVRRMFLAEGAPEEWLDKCFMYMVVGTVIGARLGHVFFYDWDYYSQHLGEIHQIWKGGLASHGGAMGIVIALWLFSRRISKKPLLWILDKVAVPTALAGCFIRLGNLMNSEILGKPSDGDMAFVFTRVDDIPRHPAQLYESIAYLIAFVILYFVYWNTDKRNKPGYILGLFFVLVFGARFYIENFKESQGGFETLFGNALSTGQLLSIPFVLVGLFLMFRPGGEKGGK; encoded by the coding sequence ATGCAATTTTTTCTTCTAGCTATCGAATGGAGTGTATCACCGGAAATTGCCGAACTAGGGCCACTGAGCCTGCGCTGGTACGGTCTGTTATTTGCGCTGGGTTTTTTACTGGGCCTGTTTATCGTTCGGCGCATGTTTTTAGCAGAAGGTGCCCCTGAGGAATGGCTGGACAAGTGTTTCATGTACATGGTCGTTGGTACCGTTATTGGTGCCCGTCTGGGTCACGTTTTCTTCTACGACTGGGACTACTACAGCCAGCATCTTGGCGAAATTCACCAAATCTGGAAAGGCGGCCTCGCCAGTCACGGCGGCGCGATGGGCATTGTTATTGCACTTTGGCTTTTCTCGCGCCGAATCAGTAAAAAACCACTGCTTTGGATATTGGATAAAGTTGCAGTGCCTACAGCCCTGGCGGGCTGCTTTATCCGTTTGGGCAACCTGATGAATTCTGAAATCCTGGGTAAACCCTCCGACGGCGACATGGCCTTTGTTTTTACCAGAGTAGATGATATCCCCCGGCACCCGGCACAGTTGTACGAATCCATTGCTTATCTGATTGCTTTCGTCATCCTGTACTTCGTCTATTGGAATACCGACAAGCGCAACAAACCGGGTTATATCCTGGGCTTGTTTTTCGTGCTGGTATTTGGTGCCCGCTTTTATATCGAAAACTTCAAAGAGAGCCAAGGCGGCTTCGAGACGCTTTTCGGCAATGCCCTTAGTACTGGCCAGCTTTTGAGTATTCCATTTGTGCTGGTAGGGCTGTTTTTGATGTTTCGCCCTGGAGGGGAGAAAGGAGGGAAGTAG
- a CDS encoding hydroxypyruvate isomerase family protein: MINRRQLLRRSLLSVGALSLGNAIQATNISIPSTSKQLFQHSACRWCYQDIPLEELAERGKDIGLKSLELLRPEEWPIVQAKGLQCAVATDSFASIPNGFNNRKNHATLQAAYPALIRKAADAGIPNVICFSGNRNGMKDDKGLENCARGLAPLVREAEQAGVTLIMELLNSKVDHKDYMADHTAWGVALVNKIGSPNFRLLYDIYHMQIMEGNLIANIREHHTAIAHYHTGGVPGRREINASQEINYPAVIKAINDTGYTGFIGQEFIPSYESKLDALREGVGICSLQ, translated from the coding sequence ATGATAAACCGTCGACAACTCCTCCGCCGCAGCCTACTCAGCGTAGGTGCCTTAAGTTTGGGTAACGCTATCCAAGCTACCAATATCAGTATTCCCAGTACCTCTAAACAGCTCTTCCAGCACTCGGCCTGCCGCTGGTGCTACCAGGATATTCCGCTGGAAGAACTGGCAGAAAGAGGCAAGGATATTGGCCTAAAAAGCCTGGAATTACTCCGCCCGGAAGAATGGCCTATCGTGCAAGCCAAAGGCTTGCAGTGTGCTGTAGCTACCGATAGTTTTGCCAGCATTCCCAATGGTTTCAACAATCGAAAAAACCACGCCACCCTTCAAGCAGCTTACCCTGCGCTGATTCGCAAGGCAGCCGATGCGGGCATCCCCAACGTCATCTGTTTCAGCGGCAACCGCAACGGCATGAAAGACGATAAAGGGCTCGAAAATTGTGCCCGTGGCCTGGCGCCGCTCGTAAGGGAAGCCGAACAAGCTGGCGTGACCCTCATCATGGAACTCCTCAATAGCAAAGTCGACCATAAAGATTACATGGCCGATCATACGGCCTGGGGGGTGGCATTGGTCAATAAAATTGGCTCTCCCAATTTCCGTTTGCTCTACGATATTTACCACATGCAAATCATGGAGGGTAACCTCATCGCTAATATCCGGGAGCACCACACCGCCATTGCGCATTATCACACCGGAGGCGTTCCAGGCCGCCGTGAAATCAACGCCAGCCAGGAAATCAACTACCCCGCCGTTATCAAAGCGATCAATGATACGGGTTACACCGGGTTCATTGGGCAAGAGTTTATTCCTTCTTACGAAAGCAAACTGGATGCGCTGAGAGAGGGGGTGGGGATTTGTAGTTTGCAATAA
- a CDS encoding zinc-dependent metalloprotease encodes MKIAHYLLLLLFAPVMAFGQGAVAAKVAKAVTKHDISEYTLVTATDQDLKDFDIPTDVLTEGLIVTLDREAIRNLQQERPEVLSLTFPLPGQGDAVVTLIPNKVLADGFVLTTSSGRSVDYTPGLYYAGTLDGDPTALVAISVFDNEIHGLISTEYGNYVIGIVDGAPNSEHLIYNDRYFLQPQDLDCATPDDGEVYKPSDLEYTETKATGDCIQVYIEIDDDIVTNKGGVVGATNYVTGVFNQSITLYANESLEMGISEIKAWNTPAPYSGSSSSAMLSSYQSNTGAFNGDLSHLVSYQASGGIAAGFAGICNSNPDNSKCFSSIDASYSNVPTYSFTVMVVTHEMGHLIGSRHTHACVWNGNGTAIDGCAGGTEGSCSVPGSPSGGGTIMSYCHLTTGIDFTQGFGPQPGNVIRNTVTNATCLSASCGVAGPTCSDGIQNGDETGVDCGGSNCAPCAGPCNDNLVTVTITLDNYPEETSWTIRNAGGSVVASGGTYGSQPDGSTVVENICLVDGCYDFTISDTYGDGICCAYGNGSYTVTSSDGTEASGGSFTSSETTNFCVGAAAPTCTDGIQNGNETGVDCGGPDCAPCGGSGGQILGSYFETGWDGWADGGSDCARYAGSRSYEGTYSIQLRDNSGVASAMTSPTLNLTGYSSIDVTFFFYAYGMENGEDFWLRYYNGSTWTTVAAWAAGSSFNNNGFYTTTVTISSASYNFPSNAQIRFQCDASANSDYIYIDQVTVTANSGALVEEGVVTTLVEGGNTAYNNPPVDLGAIDLGIELEGNDVQLFPNPAQDMLNIRSGANMQSIRVMSATGQQLRQIKLDNNQQSIDISNLTPGMYYLLIEVNGEVQPQRFVKQ; translated from the coding sequence ATGAAAATCGCACACTATTTACTATTGCTTTTATTTGCGCCAGTGATGGCATTTGGGCAGGGAGCTGTTGCTGCAAAGGTGGCTAAAGCAGTTACCAAACACGACATAAGTGAGTATACACTTGTGACTGCTACGGATCAGGATCTTAAAGATTTTGATATTCCTACGGATGTCCTTACGGAAGGACTCATTGTAACACTTGACCGCGAAGCGATTCGCAATCTCCAGCAAGAGCGCCCTGAGGTGTTAAGTCTTACCTTCCCTCTACCGGGCCAAGGAGATGCTGTTGTTACCCTCATTCCCAACAAGGTACTTGCCGATGGTTTTGTGCTTACTACCAGTAGTGGTAGAAGCGTAGACTACACGCCTGGCCTTTATTACGCAGGAACATTGGATGGCGACCCCACAGCATTGGTTGCTATCAGTGTGTTCGACAATGAAATCCACGGCTTGATCAGCACCGAATACGGTAACTACGTTATCGGTATCGTGGATGGCGCTCCCAACAGCGAGCACCTGATCTACAACGATCGCTACTTCCTACAGCCTCAGGATCTGGATTGTGCTACACCTGATGATGGTGAAGTGTACAAGCCAAGCGACCTGGAGTATACGGAGACCAAGGCAACGGGTGATTGTATTCAGGTATACATCGAAATCGACGATGATATCGTGACCAATAAAGGTGGAGTAGTTGGTGCGACCAACTATGTGACAGGAGTCTTCAACCAGTCTATCACGCTTTATGCCAATGAAAGCCTGGAAATGGGCATTTCTGAAATCAAAGCCTGGAACACGCCTGCTCCTTATTCAGGCAGCAGCTCTAGTGCTATGTTGAGTTCTTACCAGTCTAACACAGGTGCTTTTAATGGTGATCTGAGCCACCTGGTATCGTACCAGGCTAGTGGCGGTATTGCTGCTGGTTTTGCTGGAATTTGTAATTCAAACCCTGATAATTCTAAGTGTTTCAGTAGCATTGATGCTTCTTACAGCAACGTACCTACCTACTCCTTCACGGTGATGGTAGTAACGCACGAGATGGGTCACTTGATCGGTTCTCGCCACACCCATGCTTGTGTATGGAATGGCAACGGTACTGCTATTGATGGATGTGCCGGAGGCACCGAAGGGAGTTGTTCTGTGCCAGGCAGCCCATCCGGCGGTGGTACCATCATGAGCTACTGTCACCTGACCACGGGTATCGACTTTACGCAGGGTTTTGGTCCTCAGCCAGGTAATGTTATCCGTAACACCGTAACCAATGCTACTTGTTTGTCTGCTTCTTGTGGCGTAGCTGGTCCTACTTGTAGCGACGGCATCCAGAACGGTGACGAGACCGGTGTGGATTGTGGTGGTTCTAACTGTGCACCTTGTGCTGGGCCATGTAACGATAACTTAGTGACGGTAACGATCACTTTAGATAACTACCCTGAAGAAACAAGCTGGACCATCAGAAATGCAGGTGGCTCTGTAGTGGCTTCTGGTGGTACTTATGGTTCACAGCCTGATGGATCAACAGTGGTAGAAAACATCTGTTTAGTAGATGGTTGCTACGACTTTACGATTAGCGATACTTACGGCGATGGTATTTGCTGTGCTTACGGCAACGGTAGCTACACCGTCACTTCCAGTGATGGTACTGAGGCTTCTGGAGGTTCTTTTACTTCTAGCGAAACGACCAACTTCTGTGTAGGAGCTGCTGCGCCAACCTGTACCGACGGTATCCAAAACGGTAATGAGACGGGTGTAGATTGTGGTGGTCCTGACTGTGCACCTTGTGGAGGCAGCGGCGGACAAATTTTAGGTTCTTACTTTGAGACTGGCTGGGATGGCTGGGCCGACGGTGGCTCTGACTGTGCTCGCTATGCAGGCTCACGTTCTTACGAAGGAACTTACTCTATTCAGCTTCGTGACAACTCAGGTGTAGCTTCAGCGATGACTTCGCCTACGCTTAATTTGACGGGCTACAGCTCCATTGATGTTACCTTCTTCTTCTATGCTTACGGCATGGAAAACGGTGAAGACTTCTGGCTACGTTACTACAACGGTTCTACATGGACGACCGTAGCAGCCTGGGCCGCAGGTAGCAGCTTCAACAACAATGGTTTCTACACCACAACGGTTACTATCAGCTCTGCCAGCTACAACTTCCCAAGCAATGCTCAGATTCGCTTCCAGTGTGATGCCAGTGCAAATTCTGACTATATCTACATTGACCAGGTGACTGTAACGGCTAATTCTGGTGCTTTAGTAGAGGAAGGCGTTGTAACCACTTTAGTAGAGGGAGGCAATACGGCGTACAACAACCCACCAGTAGACTTAGGTGCAATCGACCTGGGTATTGAACTGGAAGGTAATGATGTACAACTGTTCCCGAACCCAGCACAGGATATGCTCAATATTCGTTCTGGTGCCAATATGCAGTCTATCCGCGTGATGAGCGCCACAGGACAGCAACTACGCCAAATCAAGTTGGACAACAACCAGCAAAGCATTGATATTTCCAACCTGACGCCAGGTATGTACTATCTGCTCATTGAGGTGAACGGAGAAGTACAGCCACAGCGTTTTGTGAAACAGTAA